TGCGAATCACAAATTGGACGCTTTATCCCGAAGAAAAGTAAGTTTTTGATTTTTTCTCTGCGACTCTGCGTCTCTGCGTTAAAGAGCTAACCGAAGCGGCCCGTGACGTAGTCTTCCGTTTGTTTCTGACCGGGGTTGGTGAAGATCCTTTCTGTGGTGTTGTATTCGATCAGACGTCCGAGATAGAAGAAGGCCGTGAAATCGGAAATGCGGGCGGCTTGCTGCATGTTGTGAGTGACGATTACGATCGTATATTGCTTCTTCAAGTCCTGAATCAATTCTTCAATCTTGCTTGTGGCGACAGGATCAAGCGCCGAACAGGGCTCATCCATCAATAAGATTTCCGGACTGTTTGCGATCGCGCGCGCAATACACAGCCTTTGCATTTGCCCACCGGATAAACTAAGAGCGCTTTCCTGCAAACGGTCCTTCACTTCCTCCCAAAGGGCGGCGCCTTTTAAGGAGTTTTCCAGAACACGATCGAGTTCCCGTTTATTGTTTTGTCCGGCCACACGCAAGCTGTAAACAACATTCTCATAAATCGATTTAGGGAAAGGATTCGATTTCTGAAAAACCATCCCGATCCGTTTTCGCAAAGCGATCACTTCCAGGTGCGGATTGTAAATATTCTGCCCTTTAATTCGAATTTCGCCTGTGTGATGAATTCCATCGATCAAATCGTTCATCCTGTTAAGATTCCGCAGCAGGGTTGTTTTCCCGCAACCGGAAGGACCGATTAGAGCAGTCACCTGTTTTTCGGGAATCGAGAAATTGAGATCAAATAAAACGTGCGCCGGGCCGTAAAAGAAATTGAAATCCTTGATCTGGATCAGATTCCAATC
This genomic window from bacterium contains:
- the pstB gene encoding phosphate ABC transporter ATP-binding protein PstB is translated as MSKVMDEISPKLLEINVPQKDSVQKGIDWNLIQIKDFNFFYGPAHVLFDLNFSIPEKQVTALIGPSGCGKTTLLRNLNRMNDLIDGIHHTGEIRIKGQNIYNPHLEVIALRKRIGMVFQKSNPFPKSIYENVVYSLRVAGQNNKRELDRVLENSLKGAALWEEVKDRLQESALSLSGGQMQRLCIARAIANSPEILLMDEPCSALDPVATSKIEELIQDLKKQYTIVIVTHNMQQAARISDFTAFFYLGRLIEYNTTERIFTNPGQKQTEDYVTGRFG